The proteins below come from a single Alosa sapidissima isolate fAloSap1 chromosome 23, fAloSap1.pri, whole genome shotgun sequence genomic window:
- the mcf2la gene encoding guanine nucleotide exchange factor DBS isoform X4 yields the protein MILWVKMGEVALQELVQRLNSITHNIDEIMQQDSSPLCAADIGVDLRKQFAFLSGGRGENGSPIIIFPEFPTFGDLQEQEFHNVLTYLTSVPSLSAAAVGFILVIDRRQDRWSSVKGTLLRIAGAFPGNLQLVLVLRPTTLLQRTLSDIFFKFSKDEFKMKVPVIMLSSVTELHSYIDRTQLTQELGGTQEYCHEKWISHRTAIEGFALMVKKTAQMLQSFGTELAETELPNDVQATANLLGTHTNKKDKMKEDLKIALSQGGRLLESINEPLVNDADYTMNQDEMENLATVQRLLGQLDETETAFDDFWERHYTKLQQCLQLRHFEHNYREIRSQLDLVGERLANFSEVGISPAHAEHIHKELTCHEERTCEVLDRALALASEGDQLIESSHYAVDSILPKCSELRSISEEIGSVMRAKKTHLLKALELHQSLEKAARWCDSGIYLLASQPVDKCQSQDGAESALQELERYLETANHHKLTDPASIWRDYESVLNAEFREQVEKVLQKQVSMQEMFDKRRVSLKKLAAKQTRPVQPVAPRPEAFPKSPMSSPAHRSQEKNSSDGEILSGCKKGDPSLPNGTNSRPPSLSEEEENLAVLRRHVMNELLETERAYVEELLCVLQGYAAEMDSPAMAHLMPNTLVNKKDILFGNMHEIYQFHKRTFLRELEAYTDCPELVGRCFLERMADLQIYEKYCQNKPRSESLWRQCSDCTFFQECQKKLEHKLGLDSYLLKPVQRITKYQLLLKEMLKYSKGCEGSEDLQEALSSILGILKAVNDSMHLIAITGYEGNLSDLGKLMMQGSFSVWTEHKKGHAKVKDLARFKPMQRHLFLHEKALLFCKRREENGEGYEKAPSYSFKHSLNMSAVGITENAKGDQKKFEIWCNSREEVYIVQAPTAEIKTTWVNEIRKVLTEQLRACRGLSLRSLAASDARQQKPSETASPSPAVSNGSISLSPFRSSQKSFKKAEEKKAEPGAAESGSPKATDKAKEDTVTSPTTDRAAAAKKRFTLQGFSNLKSQKDLLSSQEGRSQTLPMAILCPPGSPPSPDHKTKRHEIKSDPTPFGFRDTGPPIGLSRVRWLSTSSLLQAKRRGWTKASLSMDASEEHDGYSSAEDPLNSDPEDEGVKKLAPGKYVVVADYEKDLCVKSGDTVQLVKEGDDGQWFVKNLKTNKEGWVPAANLLTLIGESKSTQSLTSSEGSGSGNLSTSSSCSETYTSFSDIKP from the exons GGTGCTTTCCCAGGAAACCTGCAGCTTGTCTTGGTATTGAGGCCAACTACTCTTCTACAGAGGACACTCTCCGACATCTTCTTTAAGTTCAGCAAAGATGAGTTCAAAATGAAGGTGCCG gttaTAATGCTCAGCTCGGTCACTGAGCTACACAGCTACATTGATCGGACCCAGCTGACCCAGGAGCTGGGTGGGACACAAGAGTACTGTCATGAGAAGTGGATCTCCCATCGGACG GCCATAGAGGGCTTTGCGTTGATGGTGAAGAAGACTGCCCAGATGCTGCAGTCGTTTGGCACAGAGCTGGCCGAAACGGAGCTGCCCAACGACGTGCAGGCCACCGCCAACCTGCTcggcacacacaccaacaagaaAGACAAGATGAAG GAGGACCTAAAGATCGCCTTGTCCCAGGGCGGACGCCTCCTAGAGAGCATCAACGAACCACTGGTCAACGACGCCGACTACACGATGAACCAGGACGAGATGGAGAATCTGGCCACTGTGCAGAg GCTGCTGGGTCAACTGGATGAGACCGAGACGGCGTTTGATGACTTCTGGGAACGGCACTATACCAAGCTGCAGCAGTGCCTGCAGCTGCGACACTTCGAGCACAATtacagagag ATTCGCTCCCAGCTGGACCTGGTCGGAGAAAGACTGGCGAACTTCTCGGAGGTGGGCATAAGCCCCGCCCATGCTGAACACATCCATAAAGAGCTCACGTGCCACGAAGAGCGCACCTGT gaggtgcTGGACCGTGCGTTGGCCCTGGCCTCTGAAGGAGACCAGCTGATCGAGAGCTCCCACTACGCGGTGGACTCCATCCTGCCCAAGTGCTCggagctgcgctccatcagcgAGGAGATCGGCTCCGTCATGAGGGCCAAGAAGACCCATCTCCTCAAGGCCCTAGAGCTGCACCAGAGTCTGGAGAAG gccgcTAGGTGGTGTGACAGTGGCATCTACCTGCTGGCCTCTCAGCCGGTGGACAAATGTCAGTCGCAGGACGGCGCTGAGTCGGCGCTGCAGGAGCTGGAGCGCTACCTGGAGACGGCCAATCACCACAAGCTGACCGACCCCGCCTCCATCTGGAGGGACTACGAGAGCGTGCTCAACGCGGAGTTCAGG GAGCAGGTGGAGAAGGTCCTGCAGAAGCAGGTGTCCATGCAGGAGATGTTCGATAAGCGGCGGGTCAGCCTGAAGAAGCTGGCCGCCAAGCAGACGCGACCTGTACAGCCGGTGGCCCCAAGGCCCGAGGCCTTCCCCAAATCCCCCATGTCCTCTCCAG cTCACAGAAGCCAGGAGAAGAACAGCTCTGATGGAGAAATCCTGAGTGGTTGCAAGAAG GGGGACCCCAGCCTGCCCAATGGGACCAACAGCAGACCCCCGTCTCTgtccgaggaggaggagaacctCGCCGTGCTCAGGAG gcatGTGATGAACGAGCTGCTAGAGACGGAGAGGGCATACGTGGAGGAGCTGCTGTGTGTCCTACAG GGCTATGCCGCGGAGATGGACAGCCCAGCCATGGCTCATCTGATGCCCAATACGCTGGTCAATAAGAAGGACATCCTGTTTGGCAACATGCATGAGATCTACCAATTTCACAAACG GACGTTTCTTCGAGAGTTGGAGGCGTACACAGACTGCCCTGAACTTGTGGGCCGCTGCTTCCTGGAGAGA ATGGCGGATTTGCAGATCTATGAGAAGTACTGCCAGAACAAACCCCGTTCTGAGAGCCTGTGGAGGCAATGCTCCGACTGCACCTTCTTCCAG GAATGCCAAAAGAAGCTGGAGCACAAGCTGGGCTTGGACTCGTACCTGCTGAAGCCAGTGCAGAGGATCACAAAATACCAGCTCTTACTGAAG GAGATGCTGAAATACAGCAAAGGCTGCGAGGGCTCCGAGGACCTGCAGGAGGCGCTCTCGTCCATCCTGGGCATCCTGAAGGCTGTTAACGACTCCATGCACCTCATTGCCATCACTGGTTATGAG GGCAACCTCAGTGACCTGGGCAAGCTGATGATGCAAGGCTCCTTCAGCGTGTGGACAGAGCACAAGAAGGGCCATGCCAAGGTGAAGGACCTGGCGCGCTTCAAGCCCATGCAGAGGCACCTGTTCCTGCACGAGAAGGCCCTGCTCTTCTGCAAGAGACGGGAGGAGAACGGGGAGGGCTACGAGAAGGCCCCCTCCTACAGCTTCAAGCACTCGCTCAAT ATGAGTGCGGTGGGGATCACCGAGAATGCCAAAGGAGACCAGAAGAAGTTTGAGATCTGGTGCAACTCCAGAGAGGAGGTCTACATTGTGCAG GCTCCAACGGCAGAGATCAAAACAACATGGGTTAATGAGATCCGAAAAGTTCTAACAGAGCAGCTGAGGGcctgcagag GCCTATCTCTCCGTTCCCTCGCTGCGTCAGATGCAAGACAGCAGAAGCCTTCAGAAACAGCGTCTCCTTCGCCTGCGGTCAGCAACGGATCTATCAGTCTGAG CCCTTTCAGGAGCAGTCAAAAGAGCTTCAAGAAAGCTGAGGAGAAGAAGGCGGAGCCTGGCGCGGCCGAGTCTGGTTCCCCTAAGGCCACAGACAAGGCTAAAG AGGACACGGTCACCAGTCCCACTACAGATCGGGCCGCGGCAGCTAAAAAGCGCTTTACGCTGCAGGGATTCAGCAACCTCAAGAGCCAGAAAG ACCTGCTATCTTCACAAGAGGGGAGAAGTCAGACCCTCCCCATGGCCATTCTCTGCCCACCAG GATCTCCCCCTAGTCCCGACCACAAAACCAAACGGCATGAGATTAAGAGTGACCCAACTCCATTTGGCTTTAGAG ACACAGGTCCTCCCATAGGCCTGAGCCGAGTGCGGTGGCTGAGTACGTCCAGCCTCCTACAGGCCAAGCGGCGAG GCTGGACGAAGGCGTCCCTCTCCATGGATGCCTCGGAGGAGCATGATGGGTACTCAAGTGCTGAGGACCCCTTGAACTCTGACCCCGAGGATGAGGGGGTCAAGAAACTT gcCCCAGGCAAGTACGTGGTGGTGGCCGACTATGAGAAAGACCTGTGTGTGAAGAGTGGCGACACGGTCCAGCTGGTGAAGGAGGGAGATGATGGACAGTG GTTTGTCAAAAACCTCAAGACCAACAAAGAAGGCTGGGTACCGGCTGCTAACCTCCTTACATTAATAGGAGAGTCAAAATCCACACAATCTCTCACGAGCTCAG AGGGAAGTGGTTCGGGGAATCTGAGTACATCCTCTAGCTGCAGTGAGACCTACACAAGCTTCTCTGACATCAAGCCCTGA
- the mcf2la gene encoding guanine nucleotide exchange factor DBS isoform X5: MSLNRVSLLCQDITRMWLQLRMMTDEIMQQDSSPLCAADIGVDLRKQFAFLSGGRGENGSPIIIFPEFPTFGDLQEQEFHNVLTYLTSVPSLSAAAVGFILVIDRRQDRWSSVKGTLLRIAGAFPGNLQLVLVLRPTTLLQRTLSDIFFKFSKDEFKMKVPVIMLSSVTELHSYIDRTQLTQELGGTQEYCHEKWISHRTAIEGFALMVKKTAQMLQSFGTELAETELPNDVQATANLLGTHTNKKDKMKEDLKIALSQGGRLLESINEPLVNDADYTMNQDEMENLATVQRLLGQLDETETAFDDFWERHYTKLQQCLQLRHFEHNYREIRSQLDLVGERLANFSEVGISPAHAEHIHKELTCHEERTCEVLDRALALASEGDQLIESSHYAVDSILPKCSELRSISEEIGSVMRAKKTHLLKALELHQSLEKAARWCDSGIYLLASQPVDKCQSQDGAESALQELERYLETANHHKLTDPASIWRDYESVLNAEFREQVEKVLQKQVSMQEMFDKRRVSLKKLAAKQTRPVQPVAPRPEAFPKSPMSSPAHRSQEKNSSDGEILSGCKKGDPSLPNGTNSRPPSLSEEEENLAVLRRHVMNELLETERAYVEELLCVLQGYAAEMDSPAMAHLMPNTLVNKKDILFGNMHEIYQFHKRTFLRELEAYTDCPELVGRCFLERMADLQIYEKYCQNKPRSESLWRQCSDCTFFQECQKKLEHKLGLDSYLLKPVQRITKYQLLLKEMLKYSKGCEGSEDLQEALSSILGILKAVNDSMHLIAITGYEGNLSDLGKLMMQGSFSVWTEHKKGHAKVKDLARFKPMQRHLFLHEKALLFCKRREENGEGYEKAPSYSFKHSLNMSAVGITENAKGDQKKFEIWCNSREEVYIVQAPTAEIKTTWVNEIRKVLTEQLRACRGLSLRSLAASDARQQKPSETASPSPAVSNGSISLSPFRSSQKSFKKAEEKKAEPGAAESGSPKATDKAKEDTVTSPTTDRAAAAKKRFTLQGFSNLKSQKDLLSSQEGRSQTLPMAILCPPGSPPSPDHKTKRHEIKSDPTPFGFRDTGPPIGLSRVRWLSTSSLLQAKRRGWTKASLSMDASEEHDGYSSAEDPLNSDPEDEGVKKLAPGKYVVVADYEKDLCVKSGDTVQLVKEGDDGQWFVKNLKTNKEGWVPAANLLTLIGESKSTQSLTSSEGSGSGNLSTSSSCSETYTSFSDIKP; this comes from the exons GGTGCTTTCCCAGGAAACCTGCAGCTTGTCTTGGTATTGAGGCCAACTACTCTTCTACAGAGGACACTCTCCGACATCTTCTTTAAGTTCAGCAAAGATGAGTTCAAAATGAAGGTGCCG gttaTAATGCTCAGCTCGGTCACTGAGCTACACAGCTACATTGATCGGACCCAGCTGACCCAGGAGCTGGGTGGGACACAAGAGTACTGTCATGAGAAGTGGATCTCCCATCGGACG GCCATAGAGGGCTTTGCGTTGATGGTGAAGAAGACTGCCCAGATGCTGCAGTCGTTTGGCACAGAGCTGGCCGAAACGGAGCTGCCCAACGACGTGCAGGCCACCGCCAACCTGCTcggcacacacaccaacaagaaAGACAAGATGAAG GAGGACCTAAAGATCGCCTTGTCCCAGGGCGGACGCCTCCTAGAGAGCATCAACGAACCACTGGTCAACGACGCCGACTACACGATGAACCAGGACGAGATGGAGAATCTGGCCACTGTGCAGAg GCTGCTGGGTCAACTGGATGAGACCGAGACGGCGTTTGATGACTTCTGGGAACGGCACTATACCAAGCTGCAGCAGTGCCTGCAGCTGCGACACTTCGAGCACAATtacagagag ATTCGCTCCCAGCTGGACCTGGTCGGAGAAAGACTGGCGAACTTCTCGGAGGTGGGCATAAGCCCCGCCCATGCTGAACACATCCATAAAGAGCTCACGTGCCACGAAGAGCGCACCTGT gaggtgcTGGACCGTGCGTTGGCCCTGGCCTCTGAAGGAGACCAGCTGATCGAGAGCTCCCACTACGCGGTGGACTCCATCCTGCCCAAGTGCTCggagctgcgctccatcagcgAGGAGATCGGCTCCGTCATGAGGGCCAAGAAGACCCATCTCCTCAAGGCCCTAGAGCTGCACCAGAGTCTGGAGAAG gccgcTAGGTGGTGTGACAGTGGCATCTACCTGCTGGCCTCTCAGCCGGTGGACAAATGTCAGTCGCAGGACGGCGCTGAGTCGGCGCTGCAGGAGCTGGAGCGCTACCTGGAGACGGCCAATCACCACAAGCTGACCGACCCCGCCTCCATCTGGAGGGACTACGAGAGCGTGCTCAACGCGGAGTTCAGG GAGCAGGTGGAGAAGGTCCTGCAGAAGCAGGTGTCCATGCAGGAGATGTTCGATAAGCGGCGGGTCAGCCTGAAGAAGCTGGCCGCCAAGCAGACGCGACCTGTACAGCCGGTGGCCCCAAGGCCCGAGGCCTTCCCCAAATCCCCCATGTCCTCTCCAG cTCACAGAAGCCAGGAGAAGAACAGCTCTGATGGAGAAATCCTGAGTGGTTGCAAGAAG GGGGACCCCAGCCTGCCCAATGGGACCAACAGCAGACCCCCGTCTCTgtccgaggaggaggagaacctCGCCGTGCTCAGGAG gcatGTGATGAACGAGCTGCTAGAGACGGAGAGGGCATACGTGGAGGAGCTGCTGTGTGTCCTACAG GGCTATGCCGCGGAGATGGACAGCCCAGCCATGGCTCATCTGATGCCCAATACGCTGGTCAATAAGAAGGACATCCTGTTTGGCAACATGCATGAGATCTACCAATTTCACAAACG GACGTTTCTTCGAGAGTTGGAGGCGTACACAGACTGCCCTGAACTTGTGGGCCGCTGCTTCCTGGAGAGA ATGGCGGATTTGCAGATCTATGAGAAGTACTGCCAGAACAAACCCCGTTCTGAGAGCCTGTGGAGGCAATGCTCCGACTGCACCTTCTTCCAG GAATGCCAAAAGAAGCTGGAGCACAAGCTGGGCTTGGACTCGTACCTGCTGAAGCCAGTGCAGAGGATCACAAAATACCAGCTCTTACTGAAG GAGATGCTGAAATACAGCAAAGGCTGCGAGGGCTCCGAGGACCTGCAGGAGGCGCTCTCGTCCATCCTGGGCATCCTGAAGGCTGTTAACGACTCCATGCACCTCATTGCCATCACTGGTTATGAG GGCAACCTCAGTGACCTGGGCAAGCTGATGATGCAAGGCTCCTTCAGCGTGTGGACAGAGCACAAGAAGGGCCATGCCAAGGTGAAGGACCTGGCGCGCTTCAAGCCCATGCAGAGGCACCTGTTCCTGCACGAGAAGGCCCTGCTCTTCTGCAAGAGACGGGAGGAGAACGGGGAGGGCTACGAGAAGGCCCCCTCCTACAGCTTCAAGCACTCGCTCAAT ATGAGTGCGGTGGGGATCACCGAGAATGCCAAAGGAGACCAGAAGAAGTTTGAGATCTGGTGCAACTCCAGAGAGGAGGTCTACATTGTGCAG GCTCCAACGGCAGAGATCAAAACAACATGGGTTAATGAGATCCGAAAAGTTCTAACAGAGCAGCTGAGGGcctgcagag GCCTATCTCTCCGTTCCCTCGCTGCGTCAGATGCAAGACAGCAGAAGCCTTCAGAAACAGCGTCTCCTTCGCCTGCGGTCAGCAACGGATCTATCAGTCTGAG CCCTTTCAGGAGCAGTCAAAAGAGCTTCAAGAAAGCTGAGGAGAAGAAGGCGGAGCCTGGCGCGGCCGAGTCTGGTTCCCCTAAGGCCACAGACAAGGCTAAAG AGGACACGGTCACCAGTCCCACTACAGATCGGGCCGCGGCAGCTAAAAAGCGCTTTACGCTGCAGGGATTCAGCAACCTCAAGAGCCAGAAAG ACCTGCTATCTTCACAAGAGGGGAGAAGTCAGACCCTCCCCATGGCCATTCTCTGCCCACCAG GATCTCCCCCTAGTCCCGACCACAAAACCAAACGGCATGAGATTAAGAGTGACCCAACTCCATTTGGCTTTAGAG ACACAGGTCCTCCCATAGGCCTGAGCCGAGTGCGGTGGCTGAGTACGTCCAGCCTCCTACAGGCCAAGCGGCGAG GCTGGACGAAGGCGTCCCTCTCCATGGATGCCTCGGAGGAGCATGATGGGTACTCAAGTGCTGAGGACCCCTTGAACTCTGACCCCGAGGATGAGGGGGTCAAGAAACTT gcCCCAGGCAAGTACGTGGTGGTGGCCGACTATGAGAAAGACCTGTGTGTGAAGAGTGGCGACACGGTCCAGCTGGTGAAGGAGGGAGATGATGGACAGTG GTTTGTCAAAAACCTCAAGACCAACAAAGAAGGCTGGGTACCGGCTGCTAACCTCCTTACATTAATAGGAGAGTCAAAATCCACACAATCTCTCACGAGCTCAG AGGGAAGTGGTTCGGGGAATCTGAGTACATCCTCTAGCTGCAGTGAGACCTACACAAGCTTCTCTGACATCAAGCCCTGA